The DNA region CGCCGGTGATATTGGTGGTCTCGCACCGAAATTGTTGATCAGTCCGTTGTTCGCTGGCGCCATTGCCGCGCCAACTGTGGGGAAGTTGAAATGACTGCTGCTTACGCCAACCTCGTCTCCACTATTGCGCCGAAAGATTTCGGCCGCGTCGCCGTGCTCTTCGGCGGCAAGAGTGCCGAGCGTGAGGTTTCCCTGAAGTCGGGTAACGCAGTTCTCGACGCGTTGCTGAGCGCCGGTGTGGACGCGTTTGGTCTCGACGTGGGCGATGATCTTTTGCAGCGTCTGCTGAACGAAAAAATCGATCGCGCCTTCATCATTCTCCACGGTCGTGGCGGTGAAGACGGCAGCATGCAGGGCCTGCTGGAATGCCTGGGTATTCCGTACACCGGCAGCGGCATTCTTGCTTCCGCGCTAGCCATGGACAAGCTGCGGACCAAACAGGTCTGGCACAGCCTCGGTATTCCGACGCCACGCCATGCCGTACTGAGTTCTGAGGCCGATTGTATTTCGGCGGCGACGGAACTGGGCTTCCCTTTGATCGTCAAACCGGCCCATGAAGGTTCAAGTATCGGGATGGCCAAAGTGACCTCCGCGTCGGAGTTGATCGACGCGTGGAAAGCGGCCAGTACCTACGATTCGCAAGTGTTGGTCGAGCAATGGATTCAAGGTCCGGAGTTCACCATCGCCACCCTGCGTGACCAGGTGTTGCCACCGATTGCCCTGGGCACGACGCACAGTTTCTACGACTACGACGCCAAGTACGTGGCTTCCGATACCCAGTACCGGATTCCGTGTGGCCTGGACAGCAGCAAAGAAAAAGAACTGATGGACCTCACGGCGAAAGCCTGTGAGGCGCTGGGTATCGCCGGTTGGGGCAGGGCTGACGTGATGCAGGACGCCGACGGGCAGTTCTGGTTCCTGGAAGTCAATACTGCACCGGGCATGACCGATCACAGTCTGGTGCCGATGGCGGCTCGTGCTGCCGGTCTGGATTTCCAGCAACTGGTTTTGGCGATTTTGGCCGCTAGCGTTGCCAATAATGTTGAGCCGCGAGGTTAAGACCATGCAAGGCGCACAGCTGAGACATCAGCCCTCCGCACCACCCGGCCGCAAGCCGGTACCGCGGGGTGCCAGCCGAATGGTGGCCAAAGAGCCGATGTCTGCGCGCCTGCCGAAAGCCAATTTTGGTTTTCTGAAAAGCCTGTTCTGGCCCGTGCTGCTGGTCGCACTGGGTTTCGGTACTTACGAAGGCGCACAGCGTTTGCTGCCGTACGCCGACCGGCCGATCACCAAGATCAACGTGCAGGGCGACTTGAGTTACATCAGCCAGCAAGCGGTGCAGCAGCGGATCGCTCCGTACGTGGCGTCGAGCTTCTTCACCATCGATCTTGCGAGCATGCGTACCGAGCTTGAAACGATGCCATGGATTGCCCACGCCGAAGTGCGTCGGGTGTGGCCGGATCAAGTGGTGATCCGCCTGGAAGAACAACTGCCGGTGGCCCGTTGGGGCGATGAGTCGCTGTTGAACAACCAGGGTCAGGCGTTCACCCCGCGTGAGTTGGCGAATTACGAACACCTGCCACAGCTGTTCGGCCCACAACGGGCCCAACAGCAAGTTATGCAGCAATACCAGGTGCTGAGCCAGATGCTCAGGCCGTTAGGCTTCTCGATTGCGCGCCTGGAGTTGCGTGACCGAGGCAGCTGGTTCCTGACCACCGGCGCCGGCAGCGCAGGCCCGGGAATCGAACTGCTGCTGGGACGCGGCAACCTGCTGGAAAAGATGCGCCGGTTCATTGCCATCTATGACAAGACGCTTAAAGAACAGATTACGAACATTGCGCGCATCGATCTGCGCTACGCCAACGGCCTCGCTGTTGGCTGGCGGGAACCTGTAGCGCCCACGACAGCCCAACCCGCTGTCGCGAAGAATTAAGAAGAGGCAGGACCATGGCAAACGTGCAAAGCGGCAAAATGATCGTCGGTCTCGATATCGGCACCTCCAAGGTGGTGGCGCTGGTCGGCGAGGTCTCGGACGACGGCACGCTGGAAATCGTCGGGATCGGTACCCATCCGTCCCGTGGCCTGAAGAAAGGCGTGGTGGTGAACATCGAGTCCACCGTGCAATCGATCCAGCGCGCGATCGAAGAGGCGCAACTGATGGCTGGTTGCCGCATTCACTCGGCGTTCGTCGGCGTGGCTGGCAATCATATCCGCAGCCTGAACTCTCACGGCATCGTGGCGATTCGTGATCGCGAAGTCAGCTCCGCCGACCTCGAGCGCGTTCTCGACGCCGCCCAGGCTGTAGCGATCCCGGCTGACCAGCGCGTGCTGCACACCCTGCCGCAGGATTACGTGATCGATAACCAGGAAGGTGTTCGCGAGCCGCTGGGCATGTCGGGCGTACGTCTGGAAGCCAAGGTTCACGTGGTCACCTGCGCCGTCAACGCCGCACAGAACATTGAAAAATGCGTGCGTCGCTGCGGCCTGGAAATCGACGACATCATTCTCGAGCAACTGGCGTCGGCCTACTCGGTCCTGACCGACGACGAGAAAGAGCTGGGCGTGTGCCTGGTGGACATCGGTGGCGGCACCACCGACATCGCGATCTTCACCGAAGGCGCGATCCGTCACACCGCGGTGATCCCGATTGCGGGCGATCAGGTGACCAACGACATCGCCATGGCGTTGCGCACCCCGACCCAGTACGCCGAAGAAATCAAGATTCGCTACGCCTGCGCCCTGGCCAAACTGGCCGGTGCCGGTGAAACCATCAAGGTCCCAAGCGTTGGCGACCGTCCACCGCGCGAGCTCTCCCGCCAGGCCCTGGCCGAAGTGGTCGAGCCGCGTTACGACGAGCTGTTCACGCTGATCCAGGCCGAACTGCGTCGCAGTGGCTACGAAGACCTGATCCCGGCCGGCATCGTGCTGACCGGTGGTACGTCGAAGATGGAAGGCGCGGTCGAATTGGCCGAAGAAATCTTCCACATGCCGGTCCGCCTGGGCGTGCCGCATGGCGTCAAGGGCCTGGACGACGTGGTCCGTAATCCGATTTATTCCACTGGCGTTGGCCTGTTGATGTACGGCCTGCAAAAGCAGTCCGACGGGATTTCGTTCTCGGGCATCAGCAGCCGCGACAGCTACAGCAATGAAGAACCGAAAGTCGCCTTGCTCGATCGCTTCAAGAGCTGGGTACAAGGCAATTTCTAAAGATTTACCGCAGCACCGCAGCAAAAAGCAGTAGGCGAAAAAACTAGAGAACGTAAAGGAGAGGGAAAATGTTCGAACTCGTAGACAACATCCCCGCAAGCCCGGTTATTAAAGTTATCGGTGTTGGCGGAGGCGGCGGCAACGCCGTCAACCACATGGTCAAGAGCAACATTGAAGGCGTTGAATTCATCTGCGCCAACACTGATGCCCAAGCGCTGAAAAGCATCGGCGCACGGACCATCCTGCAACTGGGCACCGGCGTGACCAAAGGTCTCGGCGCTGGCGCCAACCCTGAAGTAGGTCGTCAGGCCGCTCTCGAAGATCGTGA from Pseudomonas sp. ACM7 includes:
- a CDS encoding D-alanine--D-alanine ligase, which codes for MTAAYANLVSTIAPKDFGRVAVLFGGKSAEREVSLKSGNAVLDALLSAGVDAFGLDVGDDLLQRLLNEKIDRAFIILHGRGGEDGSMQGLLECLGIPYTGSGILASALAMDKLRTKQVWHSLGIPTPRHAVLSSEADCISAATELGFPLIVKPAHEGSSIGMAKVTSASELIDAWKAASTYDSQVLVEQWIQGPEFTIATLRDQVLPPIALGTTHSFYDYDAKYVASDTQYRIPCGLDSSKEKELMDLTAKACEALGIAGWGRADVMQDADGQFWFLEVNTAPGMTDHSLVPMAARAAGLDFQQLVLAILAASVANNVEPRG
- a CDS encoding cell division protein FtsQ/DivIB, with amino-acid sequence MQGAQLRHQPSAPPGRKPVPRGASRMVAKEPMSARLPKANFGFLKSLFWPVLLVALGFGTYEGAQRLLPYADRPITKINVQGDLSYISQQAVQQRIAPYVASSFFTIDLASMRTELETMPWIAHAEVRRVWPDQVVIRLEEQLPVARWGDESLLNNQGQAFTPRELANYEHLPQLFGPQRAQQQVMQQYQVLSQMLRPLGFSIARLELRDRGSWFLTTGAGSAGPGIELLLGRGNLLEKMRRFIAIYDKTLKEQITNIARIDLRYANGLAVGWREPVAPTTAQPAVAKN
- the ftsA gene encoding cell division protein FtsA; protein product: MANVQSGKMIVGLDIGTSKVVALVGEVSDDGTLEIVGIGTHPSRGLKKGVVVNIESTVQSIQRAIEEAQLMAGCRIHSAFVGVAGNHIRSLNSHGIVAIRDREVSSADLERVLDAAQAVAIPADQRVLHTLPQDYVIDNQEGVREPLGMSGVRLEAKVHVVTCAVNAAQNIEKCVRRCGLEIDDIILEQLASAYSVLTDDEKELGVCLVDIGGGTTDIAIFTEGAIRHTAVIPIAGDQVTNDIAMALRTPTQYAEEIKIRYACALAKLAGAGETIKVPSVGDRPPRELSRQALAEVVEPRYDELFTLIQAELRRSGYEDLIPAGIVLTGGTSKMEGAVELAEEIFHMPVRLGVPHGVKGLDDVVRNPIYSTGVGLLMYGLQKQSDGISFSGISSRDSYSNEEPKVALLDRFKSWVQGNF